From one Streptomyces sp. N50 genomic stretch:
- a CDS encoding Pro-rich N-terminal domain-containing protein: MQHAVGSPLPPPHQPGQGPTTGWSPAGQHSGPPPHPGPAPVPPPPPAPGFAPTPPLPHAVPRRAPDTTGHVQLPPGGPVPMPSAPPAQAAADPTSTTLAVLLIGPAGAGKTSVAKYWADHRRVPTAHISLDDVREWVRSGFADPQSGWNDHSEAQYRLARRTCGFAARNFLANGISCILDDAVFPDRPVVGLGGWKRHVGPGLLPVVLLPGLEIVLERNAERSGNRRLTDEEVARIHGRMAGWYGSGLPIIDNSQMDVPQTARVLDDVLARSIASPPSW; this comes from the coding sequence ATGCAGCACGCAGTGGGGTCTCCGCTGCCGCCGCCCCACCAGCCGGGGCAGGGACCGACCACCGGTTGGTCCCCGGCCGGACAGCACTCGGGCCCACCGCCCCATCCGGGCCCGGCACCCGTGCCGCCCCCGCCACCGGCCCCGGGCTTCGCGCCCACCCCGCCGCTGCCGCACGCGGTTCCGCGCCGCGCACCGGACACCACCGGCCACGTCCAGCTCCCGCCGGGCGGCCCCGTCCCCATGCCCAGCGCGCCACCGGCGCAGGCCGCGGCCGACCCGACCTCCACGACCCTCGCGGTGCTGCTCATCGGCCCCGCCGGCGCGGGCAAGACGAGCGTCGCGAAGTACTGGGCGGACCACCGCCGGGTCCCCACCGCCCACATCAGCCTCGACGACGTCCGCGAATGGGTCCGCTCCGGCTTCGCGGACCCCCAGTCCGGCTGGAACGACCACTCCGAGGCCCAGTACCGCCTGGCCCGCCGCACCTGCGGCTTCGCCGCCCGGAACTTCCTCGCCAACGGCATCTCCTGCATCCTCGACGACGCGGTCTTCCCCGACCGCCCGGTCGTGGGCCTCGGCGGCTGGAAACGACACGTGGGCCCCGGCCTCCTCCCCGTCGTCCTCCTCCCCGGCCTGGAAATCGTCCTGGAACGCAACGCCGAACGCTCCGGCAACCGCCGCCTCACCGACGAGGAGGTCGCCCGCATCCACGGCCGCATGGCCGGCTGGTACGGCTCGGGCCTCCCGATCATCGACAACTCCCAGATGGACGTCCCGCAGACGGCCCGGGTACTGGATGACGTCCTGGCACGCTCCATAGCAAGCCCCCCGAGCTGGTAG
- the aroB gene encoding 3-dehydroquinate synthase has protein sequence MSESVTRIQVGGTAGSDPYEVLVGRQLLDELGALVGDRAKRVAIIHPEALDETGEALRADLAGQGFEAVAIQVPNAEEAKTAEVAAYCWKALGQSGFTRSDVIVGVGGGSTTDLAGFVAATWLRGVRWIAVPTTVLAMVDAAVGGKTGINTAEGKNLVGSFHPPAGVLCDLAALDSLPVNDYVSGLAEIIKAGFIADPVILELIESDPESARTPAGPHTAELIERSIKVKAEVVSADLKESGLREILNYGHTLAHAIEKNERYKWRHGAAVAVGMHFAAELGRLAGRLDDATADRHRTVLESVGLPLSYRYDQWPKLLETMKVDKKSRGDMLRFIVLDGLAKPTVLEGPDPAVLLAAYGEVGE, from the coding sequence ATGAGCGAGTCAGTGACGCGGATCCAGGTCGGCGGCACGGCGGGCAGCGACCCGTACGAGGTCCTGGTGGGCCGTCAACTCCTGGACGAACTGGGCGCGTTGGTCGGCGACCGGGCCAAGCGGGTCGCGATCATCCACCCCGAGGCGCTCGACGAGACGGGTGAGGCGCTGCGCGCCGACCTGGCCGGGCAGGGCTTCGAGGCCGTCGCCATCCAGGTGCCGAACGCGGAGGAGGCCAAGACCGCCGAGGTCGCCGCCTACTGCTGGAAGGCGCTGGGCCAGTCCGGCTTCACCCGCTCCGACGTCATCGTCGGTGTCGGCGGCGGCTCCACCACCGACCTCGCCGGCTTCGTCGCCGCGACCTGGCTGCGCGGGGTCCGCTGGATCGCCGTACCGACGACCGTGCTCGCCATGGTCGACGCGGCCGTCGGCGGCAAGACCGGCATCAACACCGCCGAGGGCAAGAACCTGGTCGGCTCCTTCCACCCGCCGGCCGGTGTGCTCTGCGACCTCGCCGCGCTGGACTCCCTCCCGGTCAACGACTACGTCTCCGGGCTCGCCGAGATCATCAAGGCCGGCTTCATCGCCGACCCGGTGATCCTCGAACTCATCGAGTCCGACCCGGAGTCCGCCCGCACCCCGGCAGGCCCGCACACCGCCGAGCTCATCGAACGCTCCATCAAGGTCAAGGCCGAGGTCGTCTCCGCCGACCTCAAGGAGTCGGGCCTGCGCGAGATCCTCAACTACGGCCACACCCTCGCGCACGCCATCGAGAAGAACGAGCGCTACAAGTGGCGGCACGGTGCCGCAGTCGCCGTAGGCATGCACTTCGCGGCCGAACTCGGCCGTCTCGCGGGCCGGTTGGACGACGCGACGGCCGACCGCCACCGCACGGTCCTCGAATCGGTCGGCCTGCCGCTCAGCTACCGCTACGACCAGTGGCCCAAGCTGCTGGAGACCATGAAGGTCGACAAGAAGTCGCGCGGCGACATGCTCCGCTTCATCGTCCTCGACGGCCTCGCCAAGCCCACCGTCCTGGAGGGTCCTGACCCGGCCGTCCTGCTCGCCGCGTACGGCGAAGTGGGCGAGTAA
- a CDS encoding shikimate kinase, whose amino-acid sequence MTATPLVVLVGPMGVGKSTVGQQLAERLGVGYRDTDDDIVATEGRSIAEIFVDEGEPVFRAIEKRAVYQALAGHDGVLALGGGSILDEDTRALLAGHRVVYLSMDVDEAVKRTGLNAARPLLAINPRKQWRELMEARRHLYAEVAQAVVPTDGRTPEDVTQAVLDALELKEA is encoded by the coding sequence GTGACCGCGACCCCGCTCGTCGTCCTGGTCGGTCCCATGGGTGTCGGCAAGTCCACCGTCGGGCAGCAGCTCGCCGAGCGGCTCGGTGTCGGCTACCGGGACACCGACGACGACATCGTGGCCACCGAGGGCCGCAGCATCGCCGAGATCTTCGTGGACGAGGGCGAGCCCGTCTTCCGCGCGATCGAGAAGCGCGCCGTGTACCAGGCACTCGCCGGGCACGACGGCGTCCTCGCGCTCGGCGGCGGCTCGATCCTCGACGAGGACACGCGTGCGCTGCTCGCGGGGCACCGGGTCGTCTACCTCTCGATGGACGTGGACGAGGCGGTCAAGCGCACCGGTCTCAACGCGGCCCGCCCGCTGCTCGCGATCAACCCGCGCAAGCAGTGGCGCGAACTGATGGAAGCCAGGCGGCACTTGTACGCCGAGGTCGCGCAGGCCGTCGTACCGACCGACGGCCGCACCCCCGAGGACGTCACCCAAGCCGTCCTGGACGCACTGGAGTTGAAGGAAGCATGA
- the aroC gene encoding chorismate synthase: MSRLRWLTAGESHGPALVATLEGLPAGVPITTDMVADHLARRRLGYGRGARMKFERDEVTFLGGVRHGLTLGSPVAIMVGNTEWPKWEQVMAADPVDPEILAGLARNAPLTRPRPGHADLAGMQKYGFDEARPILERASARETAARVALGAVARSYIKETAGIEIVSHVVELASAKAPQGVLPTPADVEKLDADPVRCLDADASKAMVAEIDQAHKDGDTLGGVVEILAYGVPVGLGSHVHWDRKLDARLAGALMGIQAIKGVEIGDGFELARVPGSQAHDEIVNTDEGIRRVSGRSGGTEGGLSTGELLRVRAAMKPIATVPRALQTVDVVTGEATQAHHQRSDVSAVPAAGIVAEAMVALVLADAVAEKFGGDSVPETRRNVRSYLENLAIR; encoded by the coding sequence TTGAGCAGGTTGCGCTGGCTGACCGCGGGGGAGTCCCACGGTCCCGCACTCGTGGCGACGCTGGAGGGTCTTCCCGCCGGTGTGCCGATCACCACGGACATGGTGGCGGACCACCTGGCCCGGCGCCGGCTCGGCTATGGACGCGGTGCGCGCATGAAGTTCGAGCGCGACGAGGTCACCTTCCTCGGCGGTGTCCGGCACGGCCTGACCCTCGGTTCGCCCGTCGCCATCATGGTGGGCAACACCGAGTGGCCCAAGTGGGAGCAGGTCATGGCGGCCGACCCGGTCGATCCGGAGATCCTGGCCGGGCTCGCCCGTAACGCTCCGCTGACCCGGCCGCGGCCCGGCCACGCCGATCTCGCCGGTATGCAGAAGTACGGCTTCGACGAGGCCCGGCCGATCCTGGAGCGGGCCTCCGCGCGGGAGACGGCGGCCCGTGTCGCACTGGGCGCGGTCGCGCGGTCGTACATCAAGGAGACGGCCGGGATCGAGATCGTCTCGCACGTCGTCGAGCTGGCTTCCGCCAAGGCGCCGCAGGGTGTCCTGCCCACGCCGGCCGATGTCGAGAAGCTGGACGCCGATCCCGTGCGCTGCCTGGACGCCGACGCGTCGAAGGCGATGGTCGCCGAGATCGACCAGGCCCACAAGGACGGCGACACGCTCGGCGGGGTCGTCGAGATCCTTGCCTACGGCGTTCCTGTCGGTCTTGGGTCGCACGTGCACTGGGACCGGAAGCTGGACGCCCGCCTCGCCGGTGCCCTCATGGGTATCCAGGCGATCAAGGGCGTCGAGATCGGTGACGGGTTCGAGCTGGCCCGGGTGCCCGGTTCGCAGGCGCACGACGAGATCGTCAACACCGATGAGGGTATTCGTCGGGTCTCCGGGCGCTCCGGTGGTACCGAGGGCGGGCTGAGCACCGGTGAGCTGCTGCGCGTCCGTGCCGCGATGAAGCCCATCGCGACCGTGCCGCGCGCCCTGCAGACCGTCGACGTCGTCACCGGTGAGGCCACGCAGGCACATCACCAGCGCTCCGACGTGTCGGCGGTGCCGGCCGCCGGGATCGTCGCCGAGGCCATGGTCGCCCTCGTTCTCGCGGACGCCGTCGCGGAGAAGTTCGGCGGCGACTCGGTGCCCGAGACGCGCCGTAATGTCCGCTCGTACCTCGAGAACCTGGCCATCCGGTGA
- a CDS encoding shikimate dehydrogenase, with translation MPPRATDARRAAVLGSPIAHSLSPVLHRAAYGELGLDNWSYDRFDVDEAALPAFFKDLGPEWAGLSLTMPLKRAVIPLLDEISETAASVDAVNTVVFTDDGRRIGDNTDIPGMVAALREHGIEQVDSAAILGAGATASSALAALSWICAGEVVAYVRSEARAAEMRQWGERLDVEVRTADWSDAAEGLRAPLVFATTPAGTTDALSAAVPERPATLFDVLYDPWPTELAARWSGYGGAVVSGLDLLVHQAVLQVGQMTGCPAVPISAMRAAVKTAVSASGNGK, from the coding sequence ATGCCACCTCGGGCAACTGACGCCCGCCGCGCCGCCGTGCTCGGTTCCCCCATCGCCCACTCCCTCTCCCCGGTGCTGCATCGCGCGGCATACGGGGAGCTGGGGCTGGACAACTGGTCCTACGACCGCTTCGACGTGGACGAGGCGGCCCTGCCGGCGTTCTTCAAGGACCTCGGCCCGGAGTGGGCGGGCCTGTCGCTGACCATGCCGCTCAAGCGGGCGGTCATACCGCTGCTCGACGAGATCAGCGAGACGGCGGCGTCGGTGGACGCGGTCAACACGGTCGTGTTCACCGATGACGGTCGGCGCATCGGTGACAACACCGACATCCCCGGCATGGTCGCCGCCCTCCGCGAACACGGCATCGAACAGGTCGACTCGGCCGCGATCCTCGGCGCCGGCGCCACCGCCTCGTCCGCGCTCGCCGCCCTCTCCTGGATCTGCGCCGGCGAGGTCGTCGCCTACGTTCGCAGCGAGGCCCGTGCTGCCGAGATGCGCCAATGGGGCGAGCGGCTCGACGTGGAGGTCCGCACGGCGGACTGGTCCGACGCGGCGGAAGGCCTGCGCGCCCCGCTGGTCTTCGCGACCACCCCCGCCGGCACCACGGACGCTCTCTCCGCCGCCGTACCGGAACGCCCCGCCACCCTCTTCGACGTCCTCTACGACCCCTGGCCGACGGAACTGGCAGCCCGCTGGTCCGGCTACGGCGGTGCGGTCGTCAGCGGGCTCGACCTGCTGGTGCACCAGGCCGTGCTGCAGGTTGGACAGATGACCGGATGCCCCGCGGTCCCGATCTCGGCGATGCGTGCCGCGGTGAAAACTGCAGTGAGTGCGTCTGGGAATGGGAAATGA
- the mltG gene encoding endolytic transglycosylase MltG produces the protein MTEYGRGPGSEPWHPEDPLFGDVGWEGQQAQMGQQSSYGGQPQHYPEQPQQPQQYGDWGHGQQADYGQAQQQYPVYDEQGNPHYPDQQQWADQQQYADQSHQQYAAQQQQYQQGGWDGTGAPAQVPYAADPGDPYAQQAAAYGEQQPDFYGTPDAFPPPEPPGKRRTEPEPEQTDWDPGPDQGEHAFFAGGDDDDEADDEPDGRRRGKGGKGKDKGGKERKRRNGCACLVVVMVFGGGLATVGYFGYQFYQNRFGSAPDYAGDGTGSVSVTIPKGAGGYTIGQELKKQGVVKSVDAFVAAQSQNPDGKKIQAGVFLLKKEMSAAAAVKLMLDRKSQDNLIVAPGWRNAQVYAAIDKKLQVPDGTTKAVAKKEYKSLGLPSWANSNKDIKDPLEGFLYPGTYAAAKGMKPESVLKQLVAQASDKYGTIDLEAKAKALNLEDPLQVITVASLVQAEGKTHDDFRKMAEVVYNRLKTTNTETNRYLQFDSTFNYLKGQSNIHISESEINSNKDPYNTYTQKGLPPGPIDNPGDEALAAALNPTHDGWIYFVATDGENKTEFAKTYAEFQALKEKFNATSGN, from the coding sequence ATGACTGAGTATGGCCGGGGCCCAGGCTCCGAACCGTGGCATCCGGAGGACCCGTTGTTCGGGGACGTCGGATGGGAAGGACAGCAGGCCCAGATGGGGCAGCAGTCCTCCTACGGCGGCCAGCCGCAGCACTATCCGGAACAGCCGCAGCAGCCGCAGCAGTACGGCGACTGGGGCCATGGCCAGCAGGCCGACTACGGTCAGGCGCAGCAGCAGTACCCGGTCTACGACGAACAGGGCAACCCGCACTACCCCGACCAGCAGCAGTGGGCCGACCAGCAGCAGTACGCCGATCAGAGCCATCAGCAGTACGCCGCTCAGCAGCAGCAATATCAGCAGGGCGGCTGGGACGGCACCGGCGCGCCCGCGCAGGTCCCGTACGCCGCGGACCCCGGCGACCCGTACGCACAGCAGGCCGCCGCCTATGGCGAACAACAGCCCGATTTCTACGGCACGCCCGACGCGTTCCCGCCGCCCGAGCCGCCCGGCAAGCGACGCACCGAGCCGGAACCGGAGCAGACCGACTGGGACCCGGGACCCGATCAGGGCGAACACGCGTTCTTCGCGGGTGGCGACGACGATGACGAGGCCGACGACGAGCCTGACGGGCGCCGGCGGGGCAAGGGCGGCAAAGGCAAGGACAAAGGCGGCAAGGAGAGGAAGCGCCGCAACGGCTGCGCCTGCCTTGTCGTCGTCATGGTGTTCGGCGGCGGCCTGGCCACGGTCGGCTACTTCGGCTACCAGTTCTACCAGAACCGTTTCGGCTCGGCGCCGGACTACGCGGGCGACGGCACCGGTTCGGTGAGCGTCACCATCCCCAAGGGTGCGGGTGGCTACACCATCGGCCAGGAGCTGAAGAAACAGGGCGTCGTGAAGAGCGTCGACGCGTTCGTCGCCGCTCAGTCGCAGAATCCCGACGGCAAGAAGATCCAGGCCGGCGTCTTTCTGCTGAAGAAGGAAATGTCCGCCGCAGCCGCCGTCAAGCTGATGCTCGACCGCAAGAGCCAGGACAATCTGATCGTCGCTCCGGGCTGGCGTAACGCCCAGGTCTACGCGGCAATCGACAAGAAACTCCAGGTTCCCGACGGCACCACCAAGGCTGTCGCCAAGAAGGAGTACAAGAGCCTCGGACTGCCCAGCTGGGCGAACAGCAACAAGGACATCAAGGACCCACTGGAGGGCTTCCTCTACCCGGGTACCTATGCCGCTGCCAAGGGTATGAAACCCGAATCGGTCCTCAAGCAGCTGGTTGCCCAGGCGAGCGACAAATACGGCACGATCGACCTTGAGGCGAAGGCCAAGGCGCTCAATCTGGAAGACCCGCTGCAGGTCATCACGGTCGCGAGCCTCGTCCAGGCCGAGGGCAAGACGCACGACGACTTCCGCAAGATGGCCGAAGTGGTCTACAACCGTCTCAAGACTACGAACACCGAGACCAACCGTTACCTGCAATTCGACTCGACCTTCAATTACCTGAAGGGTCAGAGCAACATCCACATCAGCGAGTCCGAGATCAACAGCAACAAGGACCCGTACAACACCTACACCCAAAAGGGCTTGCCGCCCGGTCCCATCGACAACCCCGGTGACGAGGCTCTGGCAGCGGCACTGAATCCGACCCATGACGGCTGGATCTACTTCGTGGCGACCGACGGTGAGAACAAGACCGAATTCGCCAAGACGTACGCCGAATTCCAGGCACTCAAGGAAAAGTTCAATGCCACCTCGGGCAACTGA
- the ruvX gene encoding Holliday junction resolvase RuvX has protein sequence MRRGRRLAIDVGDARIGVASCDPDGILATPVETVPGRDIPAAHRRLKQLAEEYEPIEVVVGLPRSLKGGEGPAAVKVRAFAQELAKGIAPVPVRLLDERMTTVTASQGLRASGVKSKKGRSVIDQAAAVIILQQALESERVSGKPPGEGVEVVI, from the coding sequence ATGCGAAGAGGACGTCGACTCGCGATCGACGTCGGGGACGCCCGGATCGGGGTCGCCTCGTGCGACCCCGACGGGATCCTCGCCACTCCCGTCGAGACGGTCCCCGGCCGCGATATCCCGGCGGCACACCGCCGGCTGAAGCAGCTCGCCGAGGAGTACGAACCGATCGAAGTCGTCGTCGGCCTCCCGCGCTCCCTCAAGGGGGGCGAGGGACCGGCCGCAGTGAAGGTCCGGGCCTTCGCCCAGGAACTCGCGAAGGGCATCGCCCCGGTACCGGTCAGACTGTTGGACGAACGGATGACCACGGTGACGGCCAGTCAGGGACTGCGCGCCTCAGGGGTGAAGTCCAAGAAGGGCCGGTCGGTCATCGACCAGGCGGCCGCGGTCATCATCCTCCAGCAGGCGCTGGAATCCGAACGGGTGTCAGGTAAACCACCCGGCGAGGGCGTCGAAGTGGTCATCTGA
- the alaS gene encoding alanine--tRNA ligase, whose product MESAEIRRRWLSFYEERGHTVVPSASLIADDPTLLLVPAGMVPFKPYFLGEVKPPWPRATSVQKCVRTPDIEEVGKTTRHGTFFQMCGNFSFGDYFKEGAITYAWELLTSPQDKGGYGLDPERLWITVYLDDDEAETIWREKIGVPAERIQRLGKKDNYWSMGVPGPCGPCSEINYDRGPEFGVEGGPAVNDERYVEIWNLVFMQYERGEGIGKEDFEILGELPSKNIDTGLGLERLAMILQGVQNMYEIDTSMAVIKKATELTGVEYGDSHESDVSLRVVTDHMRTSVMLIGDGVTPGNEGRGYVLRRIMRRAIRNMRLLGATGLVVKDLIDTVIAMMGQQYPELVTDRQRIETVALAEEAAFVKTLKAGTNILDTAIADTKQSGGKVLAGDKAFLLHDTWGFPIDLTLEMAAEQGLSVDEDGFRRLMKQQRDQAKADAQAKKTGHAGVGAYREIADKAGETDFIGYSDTQGESTIVGILVDGVSSPAATEGDEVEIVLDRTPFYAEGGGQIGDTGRIKVESGAVIEIRDCQKPVPGVYVHKGVVQYGEVTVGAKAEAAIDIRRRTAIARAHSATHLTHQALRDALGPTAAQAGSENQPGRFRFDFGSPSAVPTAVMTDVEQKINEVLARDLDVHAEILSLDEAKKQGAIAEFGEKYGERVRVVTIGDFSKELCGGTHVHNTSQLGLVKLLGESSIGSGVRRIEALVGVDAYNFLAREHTVVAQLQELIKGRPEELPEKVSAMLGKLKDAEKEIEKFRAEKVLQAAAGLVESAKDVHGVALVTGQVPDGTSADDLRKLVLDVRGRIQGGRAAVVALFTVNNGKPLTVIATNEAARERGLKAGDLVRAAAKTLGGGGGGKPDVAQGGGQNPAAVGEAVDAVERLVADTAK is encoded by the coding sequence ATGGAGTCGGCTGAAATCCGCCGCCGCTGGCTGAGCTTCTACGAGGAGCGCGGCCACACCGTCGTCCCCTCGGCGTCGCTCATCGCGGACGACCCGACTCTGCTCCTGGTCCCCGCCGGCATGGTCCCCTTCAAGCCGTACTTCCTCGGCGAGGTCAAGCCGCCGTGGCCGCGCGCCACCAGCGTGCAGAAGTGCGTGCGCACGCCCGACATCGAAGAGGTCGGCAAGACCACCCGCCACGGCACCTTCTTCCAGATGTGCGGCAACTTCTCCTTCGGCGACTACTTCAAGGAAGGCGCCATCACCTACGCCTGGGAGCTGCTCACCTCGCCCCAGGACAAGGGTGGTTACGGCCTCGACCCCGAGCGCCTGTGGATCACGGTCTACCTCGACGACGACGAGGCCGAGACCATCTGGCGCGAGAAGATCGGCGTCCCGGCCGAGCGCATCCAGCGCCTGGGCAAGAAGGACAACTACTGGTCGATGGGCGTTCCGGGTCCGTGTGGCCCGTGCTCCGAGATCAACTACGACCGCGGCCCCGAGTTCGGCGTCGAGGGCGGCCCGGCCGTCAACGACGAGCGGTACGTGGAGATCTGGAACCTCGTCTTCATGCAGTACGAGCGCGGCGAGGGCATCGGCAAGGAGGACTTCGAGATCCTCGGCGAGCTGCCCAGCAAGAACATCGACACGGGCCTCGGCCTGGAGCGCCTCGCGATGATCCTGCAGGGCGTGCAGAACATGTACGAGATCGACACCTCCATGGCCGTCATCAAGAAGGCCACCGAGCTGACCGGTGTCGAGTACGGCGACTCGCACGAGTCCGACGTCTCCCTGCGCGTGGTCACCGACCACATGCGTACGTCCGTGATGCTCATCGGTGACGGCGTGACCCCCGGCAACGAGGGCCGCGGCTATGTCCTGCGCCGCATCATGCGCCGCGCCATCCGCAACATGCGTCTCCTCGGCGCCACCGGCCTGGTCGTCAAGGACCTCATCGACACCGTCATCGCGATGATGGGCCAGCAGTACCCCGAGCTCGTCACCGACCGCCAGCGCATCGAGACCGTGGCCCTCGCCGAGGAGGCCGCCTTCGTCAAGACACTGAAGGCCGGCACCAACATCCTCGACACGGCCATCGCCGACACCAAGCAGTCGGGCGGCAAGGTCCTCGCCGGCGACAAGGCGTTCCTGCTCCACGACACCTGGGGCTTCCCGATCGACCTCACCCTCGAAATGGCCGCCGAGCAGGGTCTTTCCGTGGACGAGGACGGCTTCCGGCGCCTGATGAAGCAGCAGCGCGACCAGGCCAAGGCCGACGCGCAGGCCAAGAAGACCGGCCACGCGGGCGTCGGTGCCTACCGCGAGATCGCCGACAAGGCCGGCGAGACCGACTTCATCGGCTACTCGGACACCCAGGGCGAGTCCACCATCGTCGGCATCCTCGTCGACGGCGTCTCCTCCCCGGCCGCGACCGAGGGCGACGAGGTCGAGATCGTCCTCGACCGGACCCCCTTCTACGCCGAGGGCGGCGGCCAGATCGGCGACACCGGCCGGATCAAGGTCGAGTCCGGTGCCGTGATCGAGATCCGCGACTGCCAGAAGCCGGTGCCCGGGGTCTACGTCCACAAGGGCGTCGTCCAGTACGGCGAGGTCACCGTCGGCGCCAAGGCCGAGGCCGCGATCGACATCCGCCGCCGTACCGCCATCGCCCGCGCGCACTCCGCCACCCACCTCACCCACCAGGCGCTGCGTGACGCCCTCGGTCCGACGGCCGCGCAGGCCGGTTCCGAGAACCAGCCGGGCCGTTTCCGCTTCGACTTCGGATCGCCGTCCGCGGTTCCCACAGCCGTGATGACCGACGTCGAGCAGAAGATCAACGAGGTGCTCGCCCGCGACCTGGACGTGCACGCCGAGATCCTCAGCCTCGACGAGGCCAAGAAGCAGGGCGCCATCGCCGAGTTCGGCGAGAAGTACGGCGAGCGGGTCCGCGTCGTGACCATCGGCGACTTCTCCAAGGAGCTGTGCGGCGGCACCCACGTCCACAACACCTCCCAGCTCGGCCTGGTCAAGCTGCTCGGCGAGTCGTCGATCGGCTCCGGAGTGCGCCGTATCGAGGCGCTCGTCGGTGTCGACGCGTACAACTTCCTCGCCCGTGAGCACACGGTCGTCGCCCAGCTCCAGGAGCTGATCAAGGGGCGCCCGGAGGAGCTTCCGGAGAAGGTCTCCGCCATGCTCGGCAAGCTGAAGGACGCCGAGAAGGAGATCGAGAAGTTCCGCGCCGAGAAGGTGCTGCAGGCCGCGGCCGGTCTCGTCGAGTCCGCCAAGGACGTGCACGGCGTCGCGCTGGTCACCGGCCAGGTCCCGGACGGCACGAGCGCCGACGACCTGCGCAAGCTGGTCCTCGACGTGCGCGGCCGCATCCAGGGCGGACGGGCCGCCGTAGTGGCCCTCTTCACGGTCAACAACGGCAAGCCGCTCACCGTCATCGCCACCAACGAGGCCGCCCGCGAGCGCGGTCTCAAGGCCGGCGACCTGGTGCGCGCCGCGGCCAAGACCCTCGGCGGCGGTGGTGGCGGCAAGCCGGACGTGGCCCAGGGCGGTGGCCAGAACCCGGCCGCCGTCGGCGAGGCCGTGGACGCTGTCGAGCGCCTCGTCGCCGACACGGCCAAGTAA
- a CDS encoding DUF948 domain-containing protein: MSGGEVAGILVAVFWAILVSFLAVALVRLAQTLKATTKLVADVTDQAVPLLADASAAVRSAQTQIDRVDAIATDVQEVTSNASALSTTVASTFGGPLVKVAAFGYGVRRALGGRREDVPAPSGASRRTVIVGRTVPAGRRGKRTRKKD, from the coding sequence GTGTCCGGTGGAGAGGTGGCCGGGATCCTGGTGGCCGTCTTCTGGGCGATCCTGGTCTCGTTCCTCGCCGTCGCACTGGTGAGGCTGGCCCAGACGCTCAAGGCGACCACCAAGCTGGTCGCGGACGTGACCGACCAGGCTGTGCCGCTGCTGGCGGACGCCTCCGCGGCGGTGCGCTCCGCGCAGACCCAGATCGACCGGGTCGACGCGATCGCCACCGACGTCCAGGAAGTCACGTCGAACGCCTCCGCACTGTCCACCACCGTCGCCTCCACCTTCGGCGGCCCGCTCGTCAAGGTCGCGGCCTTCGGCTACGGCGTCCGCCGGGCCCTGGGCGGCCGCCGCGAGGACGTGCCCGCGCCGTCCGGGGCGTCCCGTCGTACGGTCATCGTGGGCCGTACCGTCCCGGCCGGACGGCGGGGCAAGCGCACCCGGAAGAAGGACTGA